The following coding sequences are from one Delphinus delphis chromosome 17, mDelDel1.2, whole genome shotgun sequence window:
- the YTHDF3 gene encoding YTH domain-containing family protein 3 isoform X3, whose product MFYLDLTLLHRAEETGEESFSVQNGSIHQKDAVNDDDFEPYLSSQTNQNNSYPPMSDPYMPSYYAPSIGFPYSLGEAAWSTAGDQPMPYLTTYGQMSNGEHHYIPDGVFSQPGALGNTPPFLGQHGFNFFPGNADFSTWGTSGSQGQSTQSSAYSSSYGYPPSSLGRAITDGQAGFGNDTLSKVPGISSIEQGMTGLKIGGDLTAAVTKTVGTALSSSGMTSIAANSVPPVSSAAPKPTSWAAIARKPAKPQPKLKPKGSVGIGGSAVPPPPIKHNMNIGTWDEKGSVVKAPAAQPVLPPQTLVQQPQPLIQPPPLVQGQLPPPQPQPQAGAQPQAQPHQAQPQPQPQPLQNRWLAPRNRGAGFHQNSGGGGENFGLGVVPASASPSSVEVHPVLEKLKAINNYNPKDFDWNLKNGRVFIIKSYSEDDIHRSIKYSIWCSTEHGNKRLDAAYRSLNGKGPLYLLFSVNGSGHFCGVAEMKSVVDYNAYAGVWSQDKWKGKFEVKWIFVKDVPNNQLRHIRLENNDNKPVTNSRDTQEVPLEKAKQVLKIIATFKHTTSIFDDFAHYEKRQEEEEAMRRERNRNKQ is encoded by the exons aataACAGCTATCCACCAATGTCAGATCCATACATGCCTAGTTACTATGCTCCATCCATTGGATTTCCATATTCTCTTGGGGAAGCAGCATGGTCCACAGCTGGAGACCAACCTATGCCATATCTGACAACCTATGGACAAATGAGTAATGGAGAACATCATTATATACCAGATGGTGTGTTTAGTCAACCTGGGGCATTAGGAAATACCCCTCCATTTCTTGGTCAACATGGATTTAACTTTTTTCCTGGTAATGCTGATTTCTCTACATGGGGGACAAGTGGATCTCAGGGACAATCAACACAAAGTTCTGCTTATAGTAGCAGTTACGGCTATCCACCTAGTTCTCTTGGGAGAGCTATTACTGATGGACAggctggatttggcaatgatacTTTGAGTAAGGTGCCTGGCATTAGCAGTATTGAGCAAGGCATGACTGGACTGAAAATTGGTGGTGACCTGACAGCCGCAGTGACAAAAACTGTAGGAACAGCTTTGAGCAGCAGTGGTATGACTAGCATTGCAGCCAATAGTGTGCCGCCCGTTAGCAGTGCAGCGCCTAAGCCAACCTCCTGGGCTGCCATTGCCAGAAAACCTGCCAAACCTCAACCGAAACTCAAACCCAAGGGCAGCGTGGGGATCGGGGGCTCCGCCGTGCCACCACCTCCTATAAAACACAACATGAATATTGGAACTTGGGATGAAAAGGGGTCAGTGGTAAAGGCTCCAGCAGCCCAACCAGTTCTGCCTCCTCAGACTCTAGTCCAGCAGCCTCAGCCGTTAATTCAGCCGCCACCATTGGTGCAAGGCCAGCTGCCCCCGCCGCAGCCGCAGCCACAGGCGGGAGCGCAGCCGCAGGCCCAGCCTCACCAAGCACAGCCGCAGCCACAGCCGCAGCCGCTGCAGAATCGCTGGCTCGCTCCTCGGAACAGGGGGGCGGGCTTCCACCAGAACAGTGGAGGGGGAGGTGAAAACTTTGGTTTAGGTGTTGTTCCTGCCAGTGCTTCACCTTCAAGTGTAGAAGTGCATCCAGTGCTGGAAAAGCTAAAGGCCATAAACAACTACAATCCCAAAGACTTTGACTGGAACCTGAAGAACGGACGGGTGTTTATAATTAAAAGCTATTCTGAGGATGACATTCACCGTTCCATTAAGTACTCTATCTGGTGTAGTACTGAGCATGGTAATAAGCGTTTGGATGCCGCTTACCGTTCCCTGAATGGGAAGGGCCCACTCTATTTGCTCTTCAGCGTGAATGGCAGTGGACATTTTTGTGGAGTGGCTGAAATGAAGTCTGTTGTGGACTATAACGCGTATGCCGGTGTCTGGTCTCAGGATAAGTGGAAGGGCAAATTTGAAGTTAAATGGATCTTTGTCAAAGATGTTCCCAATAACCAGTTACGGCATATTCGCTTAGAAAATAATGACAACAAACCAGTTACCAATTCAAGGGACACCCAAGAGGTACCCCTAGAAAAAGCTAAGCAAGTGCTTAAAATAATTGCTACTTTCAAGCACACCACCTCAATCTTTGATGACTTTGCACATTATGAAAAGCGTcaagaagaggaggaagccaTGCGTAGG gagagaaatagaaacaaacaataa
- the YTHDF3 gene encoding YTH domain-containing family protein 3 isoform X2, which produces MSATSVDQRPKGQGNKVSVQNGSIHQKDAVNDDDFEPYLSSQTNQNNSYPPMSDPYMPSYYAPSIGFPYSLGEAAWSTAGDQPMPYLTTYGQMSNGEHHYIPDGVFSQPGALGNTPPFLGQHGFNFFPGNADFSTWGTSGSQGQSTQSSAYSSSYGYPPSSLGRAITDGQAGFGNDTLSKVPGISSIEQGMTGLKIGGDLTAAVTKTVGTALSSSGMTSIAANSVPPVSSAAPKPTSWAAIARKPAKPQPKLKPKGSVGIGGSAVPPPPIKHNMNIGTWDEKGSVVKAPAAQPVLPPQTLVQQPQPLIQPPPLVQGQLPPPQPQPQAGAQPQAQPHQAQPQPQPQPLQNRWLAPRNRGAGFHQNSGGGGENFGLGVVPASASPSSVEVHPVLEKLKAINNYNPKDFDWNLKNGRVFIIKSYSEDDIHRSIKYSIWCSTEHGNKRLDAAYRSLNGKGPLYLLFSVNGSGHFCGVAEMKSVVDYNAYAGVWSQDKWKGKFEVKWIFVKDVPNNQLRHIRLENNDNKPVTNSRDTQEVPLEKAKQVLKIIATFKHTTSIFDDFAHYEKRQEEEEAMRRASLVVQWLRIRLPMQGTRVPALVREDPTCRGATKPVHHNY; this is translated from the exons aataACAGCTATCCACCAATGTCAGATCCATACATGCCTAGTTACTATGCTCCATCCATTGGATTTCCATATTCTCTTGGGGAAGCAGCATGGTCCACAGCTGGAGACCAACCTATGCCATATCTGACAACCTATGGACAAATGAGTAATGGAGAACATCATTATATACCAGATGGTGTGTTTAGTCAACCTGGGGCATTAGGAAATACCCCTCCATTTCTTGGTCAACATGGATTTAACTTTTTTCCTGGTAATGCTGATTTCTCTACATGGGGGACAAGTGGATCTCAGGGACAATCAACACAAAGTTCTGCTTATAGTAGCAGTTACGGCTATCCACCTAGTTCTCTTGGGAGAGCTATTACTGATGGACAggctggatttggcaatgatacTTTGAGTAAGGTGCCTGGCATTAGCAGTATTGAGCAAGGCATGACTGGACTGAAAATTGGTGGTGACCTGACAGCCGCAGTGACAAAAACTGTAGGAACAGCTTTGAGCAGCAGTGGTATGACTAGCATTGCAGCCAATAGTGTGCCGCCCGTTAGCAGTGCAGCGCCTAAGCCAACCTCCTGGGCTGCCATTGCCAGAAAACCTGCCAAACCTCAACCGAAACTCAAACCCAAGGGCAGCGTGGGGATCGGGGGCTCCGCCGTGCCACCACCTCCTATAAAACACAACATGAATATTGGAACTTGGGATGAAAAGGGGTCAGTGGTAAAGGCTCCAGCAGCCCAACCAGTTCTGCCTCCTCAGACTCTAGTCCAGCAGCCTCAGCCGTTAATTCAGCCGCCACCATTGGTGCAAGGCCAGCTGCCCCCGCCGCAGCCGCAGCCACAGGCGGGAGCGCAGCCGCAGGCCCAGCCTCACCAAGCACAGCCGCAGCCACAGCCGCAGCCGCTGCAGAATCGCTGGCTCGCTCCTCGGAACAGGGGGGCGGGCTTCCACCAGAACAGTGGAGGGGGAGGTGAAAACTTTGGTTTAGGTGTTGTTCCTGCCAGTGCTTCACCTTCAAGTGTAGAAGTGCATCCAGTGCTGGAAAAGCTAAAGGCCATAAACAACTACAATCCCAAAGACTTTGACTGGAACCTGAAGAACGGACGGGTGTTTATAATTAAAAGCTATTCTGAGGATGACATTCACCGTTCCATTAAGTACTCTATCTGGTGTAGTACTGAGCATGGTAATAAGCGTTTGGATGCCGCTTACCGTTCCCTGAATGGGAAGGGCCCACTCTATTTGCTCTTCAGCGTGAATGGCAGTGGACATTTTTGTGGAGTGGCTGAAATGAAGTCTGTTGTGGACTATAACGCGTATGCCGGTGTCTGGTCTCAGGATAAGTGGAAGGGCAAATTTGAAGTTAAATGGATCTTTGTCAAAGATGTTCCCAATAACCAGTTACGGCATATTCGCTTAGAAAATAATGACAACAAACCAGTTACCAATTCAAGGGACACCCAAGAGGTACCCCTAGAAAAAGCTAAGCAAGTGCTTAAAATAATTGCTACTTTCAAGCACACCACCTCAATCTTTGATGACTTTGCACATTATGAAAAGCGTcaagaagaggaggaagccaTGCGTAGG gcttccctggtggtgcagtggttaagaatccgcctgccaatgcaggggacacgggttccagccctggtccgtgaagatcccacatgccgtggagcaactaagcctgtgcaccacaactactga
- the YTHDF3 gene encoding YTH domain-containing family protein 3 isoform X1 translates to MFYLDLTLLHRAEETGEESFSVQNGSIHQKDAVNDDDFEPYLSSQTNQNNSYPPMSDPYMPSYYAPSIGFPYSLGEAAWSTAGDQPMPYLTTYGQMSNGEHHYIPDGVFSQPGALGNTPPFLGQHGFNFFPGNADFSTWGTSGSQGQSTQSSAYSSSYGYPPSSLGRAITDGQAGFGNDTLSKVPGISSIEQGMTGLKIGGDLTAAVTKTVGTALSSSGMTSIAANSVPPVSSAAPKPTSWAAIARKPAKPQPKLKPKGSVGIGGSAVPPPPIKHNMNIGTWDEKGSVVKAPAAQPVLPPQTLVQQPQPLIQPPPLVQGQLPPPQPQPQAGAQPQAQPHQAQPQPQPQPLQNRWLAPRNRGAGFHQNSGGGGENFGLGVVPASASPSSVEVHPVLEKLKAINNYNPKDFDWNLKNGRVFIIKSYSEDDIHRSIKYSIWCSTEHGNKRLDAAYRSLNGKGPLYLLFSVNGSGHFCGVAEMKSVVDYNAYAGVWSQDKWKGKFEVKWIFVKDVPNNQLRHIRLENNDNKPVTNSRDTQEVPLEKAKQVLKIIATFKHTTSIFDDFAHYEKRQEEEEAMRRASLVVQWLRIRLPMQGTRVPALVREDPTCRGATKPVHHNY, encoded by the exons aataACAGCTATCCACCAATGTCAGATCCATACATGCCTAGTTACTATGCTCCATCCATTGGATTTCCATATTCTCTTGGGGAAGCAGCATGGTCCACAGCTGGAGACCAACCTATGCCATATCTGACAACCTATGGACAAATGAGTAATGGAGAACATCATTATATACCAGATGGTGTGTTTAGTCAACCTGGGGCATTAGGAAATACCCCTCCATTTCTTGGTCAACATGGATTTAACTTTTTTCCTGGTAATGCTGATTTCTCTACATGGGGGACAAGTGGATCTCAGGGACAATCAACACAAAGTTCTGCTTATAGTAGCAGTTACGGCTATCCACCTAGTTCTCTTGGGAGAGCTATTACTGATGGACAggctggatttggcaatgatacTTTGAGTAAGGTGCCTGGCATTAGCAGTATTGAGCAAGGCATGACTGGACTGAAAATTGGTGGTGACCTGACAGCCGCAGTGACAAAAACTGTAGGAACAGCTTTGAGCAGCAGTGGTATGACTAGCATTGCAGCCAATAGTGTGCCGCCCGTTAGCAGTGCAGCGCCTAAGCCAACCTCCTGGGCTGCCATTGCCAGAAAACCTGCCAAACCTCAACCGAAACTCAAACCCAAGGGCAGCGTGGGGATCGGGGGCTCCGCCGTGCCACCACCTCCTATAAAACACAACATGAATATTGGAACTTGGGATGAAAAGGGGTCAGTGGTAAAGGCTCCAGCAGCCCAACCAGTTCTGCCTCCTCAGACTCTAGTCCAGCAGCCTCAGCCGTTAATTCAGCCGCCACCATTGGTGCAAGGCCAGCTGCCCCCGCCGCAGCCGCAGCCACAGGCGGGAGCGCAGCCGCAGGCCCAGCCTCACCAAGCACAGCCGCAGCCACAGCCGCAGCCGCTGCAGAATCGCTGGCTCGCTCCTCGGAACAGGGGGGCGGGCTTCCACCAGAACAGTGGAGGGGGAGGTGAAAACTTTGGTTTAGGTGTTGTTCCTGCCAGTGCTTCACCTTCAAGTGTAGAAGTGCATCCAGTGCTGGAAAAGCTAAAGGCCATAAACAACTACAATCCCAAAGACTTTGACTGGAACCTGAAGAACGGACGGGTGTTTATAATTAAAAGCTATTCTGAGGATGACATTCACCGTTCCATTAAGTACTCTATCTGGTGTAGTACTGAGCATGGTAATAAGCGTTTGGATGCCGCTTACCGTTCCCTGAATGGGAAGGGCCCACTCTATTTGCTCTTCAGCGTGAATGGCAGTGGACATTTTTGTGGAGTGGCTGAAATGAAGTCTGTTGTGGACTATAACGCGTATGCCGGTGTCTGGTCTCAGGATAAGTGGAAGGGCAAATTTGAAGTTAAATGGATCTTTGTCAAAGATGTTCCCAATAACCAGTTACGGCATATTCGCTTAGAAAATAATGACAACAAACCAGTTACCAATTCAAGGGACACCCAAGAGGTACCCCTAGAAAAAGCTAAGCAAGTGCTTAAAATAATTGCTACTTTCAAGCACACCACCTCAATCTTTGATGACTTTGCACATTATGAAAAGCGTcaagaagaggaggaagccaTGCGTAGG gcttccctggtggtgcagtggttaagaatccgcctgccaatgcaggggacacgggttccagccctggtccgtgaagatcccacatgccgtggagcaactaagcctgtgcaccacaactactga